The proteins below are encoded in one region of Equus przewalskii isolate Varuska chromosome 1, EquPr2, whole genome shotgun sequence:
- the THAP10 gene encoding LOW QUALITY PROTEIN: THAP domain-containing protein 10 (The sequence of the model RefSeq protein was modified relative to this genomic sequence to represent the inferred CDS: inserted 3 bases in 2 codons; substituted 1 base at 1 genomic stop codon), with protein sequence MVGDSPRSVGSALEATLQQKFRGRKGSSPRVGGRGGEDREEAGHLGSHDNHHFRLVPLYGPPRLGPREIRILLPAAGCSLGKTATRTGRKLSETRVPSPVGPQVGVSGGRSQGEESGPTRRGRGKGGPPPPAAARSAGVRGAGDPGSAAVLPARRVAPLCGNTPKSGKSLFRFPKDRAVRRLPLHCVPGSEPSLIWSDRLAPACFDVSGCPEEPAFSQRPRLVAGAVPTVHRXASSAPKAEEEGDRAGGLPLSIDYTYFITCENEVIQTQIRADNLSNDVTSVPTHCEEGPVHKSTQIXLKRPPHHSVGVQAKVKVFGKQLCNASPQTGELWPRTSSLFDIYSSDSETDADQDIKSDQSDXSYIAVQVKEEIC encoded by the exons ATGGTAGGAGACAGTCCAAGATCTGTGGGATCTGCCTTAGAAGCGACGCTACAGCAGAAATTCAGAGGCCGAAAGGGGTCATCTCCCAG AGtgggaggacgaggaggagaagACCGGGAAGAGGCTGGCCACCTCGGTAGCCATGACAACCACCACTTCCGGCTCGTTCCTCTTTACGGCCCACCTCGGCTCGGGCCGCGCGAAATTCGTATCCTGCTGCCTGCGGCCGGCTGCTCTCTGGGGAAAACTGCGACGAGGACGGGGAGGAAGCTATCAGAGACTCGGGTACCGTCGCCTGTGGGGCCCCAGGTCGGCGTTTCCGGGGGCCGGAGCCAGGGCGAGGAAAGCGGCCCGACGCGGCGGGGACGGGGCAAGGGAGGACCGCCTCCCCCGGCCGCGGCTCGGAGCGCGGGAGTGCGGGGGGCTGGGGATCCCGGCTCGGCCGCCGTCCTGCCGGCCCGCCGCGTGGCCCCCCTCTGCGGCAACACCCCCAAGTCCGGGAAGTCGCTGTTCCGCTTCCCTAAGGACCGAGCCGTGCGGCGGCTGCCGCTCCACTGCGTGCCGGGCAGTGAGCCCTCGCTCATCTGGTCGGACCGCTTGGCTCCCGCCTGCTTTGACGTCTCCGGTTGTCCAGAAGAGCCTGCCTTCTCGCAGCGCCCGAGGCTCGTAGCAGGCGCCGTGCCCACCGTGCACAG GGCCTCCTCAGCACCCAAGGCGGAAGAAGAGGGAGACCGAGCAGGCGGCCTCCCTTTAAGCATTGATTACACTTATTTT attacATGTGAAAATGAAGTTATACAAACACAAATCCGTGCTGATAATCTATCTAATGATGTCACTTCAGTACCTACTCACTGTGAAGAAGGCCCAGTGCATAAAAGTACACAGA TCTTGAAAAGGCCCCCTCACCATAGTGTGG GTGTTCAGGCCAAAGTGAAAGTGTTTGGAAAACAACTATGTAATGCATCTCCTCAGACTGGTGAATTGTGGCCTAGAACTTCCTCTCTCTTTGACATTTACTCCAGTGACTCAGAAACAGATGCAGACCAGGATATCAAGAGTGATCAGAGTGATTAATCTTATATAGCTGTGCAGGTGAAAGAAGAGATCTGTTAA